The Sorex araneus isolate mSorAra2 chromosome 5, mSorAra2.pri, whole genome shotgun sequence genome has a segment encoding these proteins:
- the DDX21 gene encoding nucleolar RNA helicase 2, translated as MPGKLLSDAASESDEAMGKAEKPRKQSEKKSKKENPKPNMIEEAEEQEEIVSPKAKKVKRKAEPSEVEMNSLKSKKATKKEEPSPDDMSPKSKSVKKKKESVEKNINSSKTKKVKIEEPSEEEIDTPKPKKMKKEKEMNGEIGAKSPKIKNGFSHSGPDSNSSEAASEESNTELQQEMSVEQKEGAFSNFPISEDTIKLLKARGVTFLFPIQAKTFHHVYSGKDLIAQARTGTGKTFSFAIPLIEKLLGQLQDRKRGRAPQVLVLAPTRELANQVSRDFSDITKKLAVACFYGGTPYGGQIERMRNGIDILVGTPGRIKDHLQNGKLDLTKLKHVVLDEVDQMLDMGFADQVEEILSVAYKKDSEDNPQTLLFSATCPHWVFNVAKKYMKSSYEQVDLIGKKTQKAAITVEHLAIKCHWTQRAAVIGDVIRVYSGFNGRTIIFTETKKEAQELSQSSSIKQDAESLHGDIPQKQREITLKGFRNGDFGILVATNVAARGLDIPEVDLVVQSCPPKDVESYIHRSGRTGRAGRTGICICFYQHKEEYQLVQVEQKAGIKFKRIGVPSATEIIKASSKDAIRLLDSVPPTAISHFKQSAEKLIEEKGAVEALAAALAHISGATSVDQRSLINSQAGFVTMIMKCSIEMPNISYAWKELKEQLGEDIDSKVKGMVFLKGKQGVCFDIPTATATEVQEKWHDSRRWQLSVATEQPELEGPKEGYGNFRGQREGNRGFRGQRDRSRGFRGQRGGGNKNNRFQNKGQKRSFSKAFG; from the exons ATGCCGGGGAAGCTTCTGAGTGACGCGGCCTCGGAGTCCGACGAAGCCATGGGGAAAGCGGAGAAGCCGCGCAAGCAGAGCGAGAAG aaaagtaaaaaggaaaatccAAAGCCTAACATGATTGAAGAGGcagaagaacaggaagaaattGTTTCTCCCAAAGCTaagaaagttaaaagaaaagCAGAGCCTTCTGAGGTGGAAATGAATTCCCTTAAGTCCAAAAAGGCAACAAAGAAAGAGGAGCCTTCTCCAGATGACATGTCTCCTAAAAGCAAaagtgtgaaaaagaaaaaggagtctGTAGAAAAGAACATTAATTCCTCTAAAACCAAAAAGGTAAAAATCGAGGAGCCCTCTGAAGAAGAAATAGATACTCCAAAGCccaaaaagatgaagaaagaaaaagaaatgaatggagaAATTGGGGCGAAAAGTCCCAAAATAAAGAATGGATTCTCTCATTCTGGACCTGATTCTAACTCCAGTGAAGCTGCCAGTGAAGAAAGTAACACCGAGTTACAGCAG GAAATGTCTGTGGAACAAAAAGAAGGCGCTTTCTCTAACTTTCCCATATCTGAAGATACTATTAAACTTCTCAAAG CGCGTGGGGTGACGTTCCTGTTTCCTATACAAGCAAAGACATTTCACCATGTCTATAGTGGGAAGGACTTAATCGCACAAGCACGGACAGGAACTGGCAAGACCTTCTCCTTTGCCATCCCTTTGATTGAGAAACTTCTGGGACAATTGCAAGACCGGAAGAGAGGTCGTGCCCCTCAG GTACTGGTTCTTGCACCCACCAGGGAGTTGGCAAATCAAGTGAGCAGAGATTTCAGTGACATCACAAAAAAGCTGGCAGTGGCTTGTTTTTATGGTGGAACTCCCTATGGAGGTCAAA TTGAACGGATGCGGAATGGGATTGATATCCTGGTTGGGACACCGGGCCGTATCAAAGACCACCTACAGAATGGCAAGTTAGATCTCACCAAACTGAAGCATGTTGTCCTGGATGAAGTTGACCAGATGTTGGATATGGGGTTTGCTGATCAAGTGGAAGAAATATTAAGTGTGGCATACAAGAAAG ATTCTGAAGACAATCCCCAAACACTGCTTTTTTCTGCAACTTGCCCTCATTGGGTGTTTAATGTTGCTAAGAAGTACATGAAGTCTTCATATGAACAGGTGGACTTGATTGGCAAAAAGACTCAGAAAGCGGCAATAACTGTGGAG CATCTGGCCATCAAGTGTCACTGGACTCAAAGGGCAGCAGTTATTGGGGACGTGATCCGAGTGTACAGTGGGTTTAACGGACGCACTATCATCTTCACTGAAACCAAGAAAGAAGCGCAGGAGTTGTCCCAGAGTTCATCCATTAAGCAG GATGCCGAGTCATTACATGGAGACATTccacagaagcaaagagaaattaCCCTGAAGGGTTTTAGAAATGGTGATTTTGGTATTTTGGTTGCAACTAATGTTGCTGCTCGTGGGTTGGACATCCCTGAGGTTGACCTGGTTGTTCAAAGTTGCCCACCAAAA GATGTGGAGTCCTATATTCATCGTTCTGGGCGAACAGGAAGAGCTGGAAGAACAGGGATCTGCATCTGCTTTTATCAGCACAAGGAGGAATATCAGTTAGTGCAAGTGGAACAGAAAGCG GGAATTAAATTTAAACGAATAGGTGTTCCTTCTGCAACAGAGATCATCAAAGCTTCCAGCAAAGATGCCATCAG GCTTTTGGATTCTGTTCCTCCTACGGCCATCAGTCACTTCAAACAGTCGGCCGAGAAACTGATCGAGGAGAAGGGAGCTGTGGAAGCCCTGGCCGCTGCGCTGGCCCATATTTCAGGTGCCACCTCAGTGGACCAGCGCTCCTTGATCAACTCACAGGCG GGCTTTGTGACCATGATCATGAAGTGCTCAATTGAAATGCCAAACATTAGTTATGCATGGAAGGAGCTTAAAGAGCAGCTGGGAGAGGATATTGATTCCAAAGTGAAGGGAATGGTGTTTCTCAAAGGAAAGCAG GGTGTGTGTTTTGACATCCCGACTGCTACAGCAACAGAAGTTCAG GAAAAATGGCATGATTCTCGGCGCTGGCAGCTGTCCGTGGCCACAGAGCAGCCAGAGCTGGAAGGACCCAAGGAAGGATATGGGAACTTCcggggacagagggaagggaacaGAGGCTTCCGGGGACAGCGGGATAGAAGCAGAGGCTTCCGGGGACAGAGAGGAGGTGGCAACAAGAATAACAGATTTCAGAACAAAGGCCAGAAACGGAGTTTTAGTAAAGCCTTCGGTTAG